GACCGCGAACGTACCCGTGTATCTCTGGGCCTGAAACAGCTGGGCGAAGATCCGTGGGTAGCTATCGCTAAGCGCTATCCGGAAGGCACCAAGCTGACCGGTCGTGTTACCAACCTGACTGATTACGGCTGCTTCGTAGAAATCGAAGAAGGCGTTGAAGGTCTGGTACACGTTTCTGAAATGGACTGGACCAACAAAACATCCACCCGTCTAAAGTTGTTAACGTGGGCGACGTGGTTGAAGTTATGGTTCTGGACATCGACGAAGAGCGTCGTCGTATCTCCCTGGGTCTGAAGCAGTGCAAATCTAACCCATGGCAGCAGTTCGCTGAGACCCACAACAAGGGTGACCGCGTTGAAGGTAAAATCAAGTCAATCACTGACTTCGGTATCTTCATCGGCCTGGACGGCGGCATCGACGGTCTGGTTCACCTGTCTGACATCTCCTGGAACGCGACTGGCGAAGAAGCCGTTCGTGAGTACAAAAAAGGCGACGAAATCGCTGCCGTTGTACTGCAGGTTGATGCAGAGCGTGAGCGCATCTCTCTGGGCGTGAAACAGTTGGCTGAAGATCCGTTCAACAACTACATCACCCTGAACAAGAAAGGCGCTATCGTGACTGGTAAAGTCACTGCAGTTGACGCGAAAGGTGCTACAGTAGAATTAGCTGATGGCGTAGAAGGTTACCTGCGCGCTTCTGAAGCTTCACTGGACCGTATCGAAGACGCAACTCTGGTTCTGAGTGTTGGTGACGACGTTGAAGCTAAATTCACCGGCGTTGACCGTAAGAACCGCGTTGTAAGTCTGTCTGTCCGTGCGAAAGACCAGGCTGATGAGAAAGAAGCTATCAACACTGTTAACACCAAACAGGAAGAAGGCAACTTCTCTAACGCTATGGCTGAAGCGTTCAAAGCGGCTAAAGGCGAGTAATCGACCCGAGGCACCGGGTGGCGTAAGCTGCCCGGTTTCGGTAAAAGCTGTCATACCTTTCCAAACAGGGATTAACCGGAGGTTACATGACCAAGTCAGAACTGATTGAAAGACTTGCTGGCCAGCATACTCATATTCCGGCGAAAGTCGTTGAGGATGCGGTCAAAGAGATGCTCGAGCATATGGCCACAACGTTGGCACAGGGCGAGCGCATTGAAATCCGGGGATTCGGCAGCTTTTCTTTGCACTACCGCGCACCGCGCACCGGACGTAACCCGAAAACGGGTGACAAAGTGGATCTGGAAGGTAAATACGTTCCCCACTTCAAGCCGGGCAAAGAATTGCGTGACCGTGCGAACATTTACGGCTAAGCCGTTACCGAACATTGAAAACGACACCTTCTGGTGTCGTTTTTTTTTGCCTGAACGCCCCCGGCTCCGGCGAGCGGGCTTCAGAAAAGATGTAATACCGCTGCAAACACGACGATTTACCGTAATCTGACGCAGAAATCCCCCATTCATTTCAACAGAAAAACCGCCAGTTCTGGCACTCTGTTTTCTCCTTTCATGGAGAAGAAAGATGCCGACCACATGGATTGTGCTGGCAGGATTAATGATCCCTGCTGCGTTGCCTTTAGTTTTTTTGCCACAACTGCCGGGTAACGGCATCCTGGCGGCGATAGCCGTAGCTGCTTTGTTGCTAAGGTTGCAGCCGTTCACTTCATTGCGTATTGCCGCCCCCTTTTTGCTACTGATGCTGTGGGCGCTGTCCGAAGCACGGCAGATGACTGCCAGTATTGACCTTCTGACCAGGGCGCCGGTAAGCGCGACTGTGCGGGTCACCGATGTACGGGAAGACAACAAACAGCTGAAGATCCAACTGCTGCAAATTGATGGGCGTTATCAGTTTCCCCCGTTATTCGCCACGCTCAACGACAATGGCGAGGAAGAACCGTTCTGCGCAGGACAGCGCTGGCAGATGCAGCTTCGCTTACGTCCTGTGCATGCCCGGCTCAATGAGGGGGAGTTTGATTTACAACGTTTTGCCGTAGCACAACATACGCCGTTGCAGGGATCCATCATCCGGCGTCAGGAAGTGAACAAGACATGTAGCTGGCGATCTCGCCTGATTCAATATCACTTACCTGCATTTGCGCAGATGGAGTCCCCAGCCATTGTTCAGGCTCTGGCATTTGGGATACGCGATGCGATGACCGAAGAACAGCGGCGGCTATTGCGCGAGACGGGAACCGCGCACCTGATGGCTATTTCGGGTATGCATATCGCGCTGGCAGCGAGTGTCGGCTGGATACTTGCACGCATGCTGCAGTTTTTTTTCCCCGCCAGGCGCATTAATTATTTATTTCCTCTGATAGCGAGTGGGTTAACGGCGGCAATTTACTGCTGGGTATCCGGCAGCCATCCTCCTGCGCAACGGGCGATGCTGGCTCTGACGCTTTGGATATTGTTACGCATTGCAGGCTGGCAATTAAGTGGCTGGCAGGTGTGGACATTATGCGTTGGGCTGCTGCTCTTTGTTGATCCTCTCACCGTGTTATCAGAGAGTTTTTGGCTTTCAGCATTGGCGGTGGCGGTATTGCTCATCTGGTATCACTGGTTCGCGTTGCCGGTGGGTCTCCGCACCCGGCGTCGCTGGATAGTGTTGCAGCTGCTGCATTTGCAGTTGGGCATGATGTTATTGATGGCACCACTGCAAATATTTCTGTTTCAGGGCATCAGTCTCAGTGCATTGCTGGCAAATCTGCTGGCGGTGCCAGTCATCTCTTTTATCTCCGTGCCGCTAATCTTACTGGCGATGCTGATTCCTGTTACATCATTGTCCGGCGGCTTATGGTGGCTGGCTGACCAGTCGGTTCATAAGGTGATGCAGGGGCTGGCGTGGCTTCCTCCAGGCTGGCTGGCCTGGGGAGAGGCATTGCCAGCGATGGGTGTGCTATGGGGCGGGATAGTTGCCTGGCGCAGCGGGATTCTTTATCGCGCTCCTGTACAGTGTTGCAGCATCGCGGTTGCTCTATTGATCTGGCGTAGCAATTCACCACGTGATGAATGGCAAATTGACATGATCGATGTGGGCCATGGGCTGGCGGTGGTTATCACCCAGGGGGATGAGGCGGTGCTGTATGACACCGGGCCACGCTGGAACCAGGGCGATGCCGGTAATCGTGTCATACTTCCCTGGTTGCAGCGTAAAAACATAACGCTCCGCGCGGTGGTGTTGAGTCACAAGCATCTGGATCATCGTGGCGGTCTTGACTCTATCGTTGCAGCCAAGCCAGAGACACCGGTGCGCAGCGCGCTGCCGGAGACTCATCATCTCCCTTGCTATCAGGGGGAAGTCTGGCATTGGGGTAAGCTGCGTTTTAACGTGTTATGGCCACCTCGTGGGGCCATCCGGGGAGAAAATAATGATTCCTGTGTGGTGCGCGTTGATGATGGCAAAGTCAGCCTGCTGTTAACCGGGGATATTGAGCTGGAAGCGGAAAGACAATTGGTTGCGCAGCAAAAGCAGGCGCTGGCCTCGACCATCCTGCAAGTGCCCCATCATGGCAGCCGCACATCCTCCAGTGCGTTGCTGTTACGCAATGTCGCAGGCAGGGTAGCGATTGCCTCGGTGGCGCGTTACAACGCCTGGCGAATGCCGGCAAAAACGGTAGTCGATGCTTACCGCCAGAATGGATATCTTTGGTATGACACTGCGCAATCAGGACAGATTAATATCGCGATTAATGCAGGTGATTGGCAGATTAAGGGTTTAAGAGAGCAAATAATGCCCCGCTGGTATCATCAGTGGTTTGGCGTCAAACGTGAATCCAGGTAGAATGAGCGGCTATTTCAAACAGCGTGAATAAATGATGCATCAAGACAAAGATCTCTCAACGTGGCAGACATTTCGCCGACTCTGGCCGATGATTGCGCCCCACAAAGCTGGCTTATTCGTGTCTGCTGTGGCGCTGATACTCAATGCGGCAGGCGATACTTTAATGCTCTCCCTGTTGAAACCTTTACTGGATGATGGCTTCGGTAAAGCTGACAAATCCGTACTGCTGTGGATGCCGCTGGCGGTAATTGGCTTAATGCTTATCCGCGGCGTGACCAGCTATATTTCAAGCTACTGTATTTCATGGGTTTCAGGCAATGTGGTGATGAATATGCGCCGTCGCCTGTTTAGCCATATGATGGGGATGCCGGTTGCCTTCTTCGACCAGCAATCTACCGGTACGCTGTTGTCCCGTATTACTTACGATTCTGAACAGGTTGCTTCATCATCATCCAGTGCGCTGGTCACGGTGGTGCGTGAAGGGGCGTCAATCATTGGCCTGTTCATTATGATGTTCTACTACAGTTGGCAGCTGTCTTTGATCCTCATTCTGCTGGCGCCGATTGTGTCATTCGCGATTCGTAACGTCTCAAAACGCTTCCGTAATATCAGCAAAACCATGCAGAACACCATGGGGCAGGTGACCACCAGCGCAGAACAGATGCTCAAAGGGCATAAAGAAGTGCTGATTTTCGGTGGTCAGGAAGTGGAATCTGAACGCTTCGCGCGTGTCAGCAATAAGATGCGTCAGCAGGGTATGAAGCTGGTATCCGCTTCGTCTATTTCTGATCCGGTTATTCAGCTGATTGCTTCTCTGGCTCTGGCGTTCGTGCTGTATGCCGCCAGCTTCCCAAGCGTTATGGCGACGTTAACCGCCGGTACCATCACCGTGGTGTTCTCCTCGATGATTGCGCTGATGCGTCCGCTGAAATCCCTGACCAACGTTAACGCGCAGTTCCAGCGTGGTATGGCTGCCTGCCAGACGTTATTCAGCATTCTCGATAGCGAGCAGGAAAGCGATAACGGTAAGCGTGAACTGGCCCGTGCTAAAGGCGATGTCGAGTTTCGCAACGTCACCTTTACCTACCCAGGCCGTGATATTCCGGCGTTACGCGACATCAATCTGTCGCTACCTGCGGGCAAAACGGTGGCGCTGGTTGGCCGCTCCGGTTCTGGTAAATCTACCATGGCAAGCCTGCTGACCCGCTTTTACGATATCCAGCAAGGTGAAATCCTGCTGGATGGTTACGATTTGCGTGAATACACCCTGAGTACATTACGTAATCAGGTGGCGCTGGTGTCGCAAAACGTGCATCTGTTTAATGACACCATTGCCAACAACATCGCTTACGCGCGCAATGAACAATACAGCCGTGAAGAGATTGAGCGTGCGGCGACGATGGCCCATGCCATGGATTTCATTAAGAAAATGGATAACGGTCTCGATACAGTTATCGGTGAAAATGGGGTATTGCTTTCCGGTGGTCAGCGCCAGCGTATTGCCATTGCCCGTGCTTTGCTGCGTGATTGTCCGATCCTGATCCTCGATGAAGCCACCTCGGCGCTGGATACCGAGTCCGAACGCGCGATTCAATCGGCACTGGACGAGTTGCAGAAAAACCGCACTTCACTGGTGATTGCGCACCGCCTTTCGACCATCGAAAAAGCCAATGAAATCGTCGTGGTTGAAGATGGCCGTATCGTTGAGCGGGGTACGCATGAGGTGCTGCTGGCGCAGAAAGGTGCTTATGCTCAACTTCACAAGCTCCAGTTTGGCCAATGATTGAACGCATCTGGAGTGGGCGATCGCCATTATGGCTGCTGTTGTGGCCGCTCAGTCTGTTGTATGGGGCAATCAGCTGGCTGATTCGCCTCAGTTTCCAGCGCGGCTGGCGTAAAAGCTGGCGCGCGCCCTGTCCGGTGATTGTTGTTGGCAACCTGACGGCAGGGGGCAACGGAAAAACGCCCGTGGTTATCTGGCTGGTGCAGGCACTGCAACAACGTGGCCTGCGTCCGGGTGTGGTCTCACGTGGTTACGGTGGTAAAGCAGAAAGCTATCCATTGCTGGTCAGCGCAGAAACGCCCACCGGGCAGGCGGGCGATGAGCCGGTTTTGATAGCGCAACGTACTCAGGTACCGGTGGCGGTAGCCCCGCAGCGGCGTGCTGCCGTTGAAGCCTTACTGGCCCAGCAACCGTTGGATGTGATCATCACCGACGATGGTTTGCAGCACTATGCTTTGCAGCGCGATCGTGAGGTGGTGGTGGTCGATGGCGTACGTCGCTTTGGTAATGGCTGGTGGTTACCGGCCGGGCCGATGCGGGAGCGAGCTTCGCGTCTTGAGCAGGTTGATGCGGTTATCGTCAATGGCGGTGAGGCCAGGGGCCGGGAAATTGCCATGACGCTGCAACCCGGCCTCGCCATTAACCTGGTCACGGGACAAAGCACCACGCTGGACCAACTGCCACCGGTGGTGGCGATGGCCGGTATCGGACATCCACCACGCTTCTTCACTACCCTGAAACAACAGGGAGTACAGCCAGTTGCCGAAGTTGCCTTTGCCGATCATCATGCCTATAGCCAGGCGGAACTGAACAGCCTGATCCAGAAGGGCCAATGTCTGTTGATGACGGAGAAAGATGCCGTTAAGTGCCGGGCTTTTGCCGGCGAAAACTGGTGGTATTTACCCGTTGATGCCCATCTGTCCGGGGCGGCGCTACCCGTGCTGCTGGATGACATCACGCAACTTTGTCTCACAGCGCGCAATTCACAGCCGCGCTAGTTTCTGGAGGGAAACTGAGTCATGACCCACACGGATTCCCTTTCTTTAGCCACTGCCCGTCACCTCCATCTTGCCGCCCAGGGCCTGCTCAGGCCGCCGAAACGCCGGGCGCGTTTTGCCGATATTCACGCCACCATTCGGCAGATGTCGCTGCTGCAAATCGATACCATCAATGTCGTGGCGCGTAGCCCATATCTGGTGTTGTTTAGTCGGCTGGGCGATTACCCGATTAACTGGCTGGAAGAGACGCTGGCAGCGGGGGCGCTATTTGAATACTGGGCGCATGAAGCCTGTTTTATTCCCCGCGAAGATTATCCGTTATTGCGCCATCGCATGCTGGATCCTTCGCGTCTGGGCTGGAAATACAATGCGCAGTGGGTAGCGGATCATCAGCAGGAAATTGCGGACTTGCTGGAGCATATCAATGCCAACGGGCCAGTACGCGCCGCCGATTTTGTGGCGGATAAACAGAGTAAACCAGGCTGGTGGGCGTGGAAGCCGCATAAGCGTCATCTGGAAAATCTGTTCAGTGCCGGTGAGCTGATGGTAGTGGAGCGGCGTAATTTTCAGCGGGTGTATGACCTGCAACAGCGTGTGATGCCGGACTGGGATGATGGGCAGCACGCGCTAAGTGAAGACGATGCGGTGATAAGCATGCTGAACCACAGCGCGCGCAGCCTGGGGATTTTCCGTCCCGCCTGGCTGGCAGATTATTACCGTCTGAAACGCGTAGCGTTACAACCCTGGCTGGCGGAGGCTGAGGAGCGGGGTGACATCGTGCCGGTGCAGGTTGAGCAGCTGGGCGACATGTGGTTGCATCGCGATCTCTTGCCACAGCTGGAGCAACCGCAGTCTGCGACCCATACCGCGCTGCTGTCGCCTTTTGATCCGGTGGTATGGGATCGCCGCCGCGCGCTGGAACTGTTCAATTTTGACTACCGTATCGAATGCTATACCCCGGCAGAGAAGCGTAAATACGGTTATTTCGTGTTGCCTGTTTTGCATCGCGGCAGCCTGAAAGGGCGTCTGGATGCGAAAATGGATCGCCAGGCGCAGCAACTGGTGATCCGATCATTTTGGCTGGAAGAGGGGGTGCGTGTGACGGCTGGCTTTATCAGCGATGTACAGCGCGCCATCTCGCGATTTGCGCACTGGCAGGGTGCCAGTGAAGTGGTGATCGAGCAGGTTCCGGCAGCATTACGCGCCGCCTGGTCAGATCGCTGGATATTAACCGAGTAGTGGATTGCGGCACGTTGCCTGGCGCTGCGCTATGGTATGCTAATCGCCTGACGCATCGATCCACTGGAGGATATTATGGATCACCGTTTACTTGAGATTGTGGCTTGCCCGGTTTGCAATGGAAAACTGTACTACAACAAAGAGCAGCAGGAGTTGATCTGCAAACCTGATGGGCTGGCGTTCCCGGTGCGGGATGGCATTCCAGTATTACTGGAAACCGAAGCGCGCACCTTGTCAGTTGAAGAGATCCATCCATGAGTTTCGTCGCCATTATTCCGGCGCGTTATGCTTCAACGCGTCTGCCGGGTAAACCGCTGGTGGATATTCTCGGTAAACCGATGGTGGTGCATGTGATGGAGCGTGCACGTGAATCCGGTGCGGATCGTGTCATTGTTGCCACCGACCATCCGGACGTGGCCGCCGCCGTCGAAGCCGCCGGTGGTGAGGTCTGCATGACCAGCCCTGACCATCATTCCGGTACCGAGCGTCTGGCAGAAGTGATTGAAAAATATCAGTTCCCGGATGACACCATTATCGTCAATGTCCAGGGCGATGAGCCGATGATCCCGCCTGCCATTGTGCGTCAGGTCGCGGCGAATCTGGCTCAGGCTGAAGCGGGGATGGCGACCCTGGCAGTGCCGATTCACGATGCAGAAGAAGCCTTCAATCCCAACGCGGTAAAAGTGGTGACTGATGCACGGGGTTATGCGCTCTATTTCTCACGCGCCACTATCCCGTGGGATCGTGAACGTTACGCGAAATCGCGTGAACAGGCTGGCGATACACTACTGCGTCATATTGGCATCTATGCTTATCGTGCAGGCTTTATACGTCGCTACATTGCCTGGGCACCTTGCCCGCTGGAGCAGATTGAGCTGCTTGAGCAGTTGCGTGTGTTGTGGTACGGCGAAAAAATCCACGTTGCGGTGGCGGAAACCGTGCCGAGCGTGGGGGTTGATACCCCGGAAGACCTGCAACGCGTGCGCGTAGCAATGCAGGGATAATCCCGCAGAGGCCAGCTTGTTGTGAGCTGGCCCTGCTGTTCTTTGATCTGGCGCATCACTCTGCGCTGCAGTGACCTCCAGGATAATCAAGTCACTTTGACTGGGGAGGATGACGCATGGAACAGCTCCGTTCAGAACTCGCGCTGGTGCTTGGAGAAAGCGTCGGCCGTCTCGAAACCATTAGTGAACAATCACAATCGCGGCTTTACGCCCTGTACGATGCCGCCGATAAACCGATGCCGGTGGTGGCGAAGTATTTCCGTCATCAGGGGCGCGCCGCGCTGGAAGCCAAAAAGCTGGCGATGCTGGGCCGTGATGGTTTGATTGCCGTTCCTGCGGTGTTTGGTCTGGTGCTGAGTCAGCAAAAGCCGGTGCATGAAATGTTACTGATGGCCCGCCTCAATGGTGTTTCTGCCGAAGTGCCATCGCGCACTGCCGCACGCTGGGAGCAATTGTGTGAGCAGGTCATTGAGGGCTTGCTGGCCTGGCATCGTATTGATAGCCACGGTCTGGTGGGGAGCATCGATAGCATTCAGGAAAACAGCTGGCCCGCCTGGTATCAGCAGCGGGTTGAAGTGCTGTGGTCGACCCTGGGTTATCTGTCACCGCCTGGTTTCACCCTCGACGATCGGCAAATTCTGTTTCGCAGTCGTCAGCAACTGCCCCGCCTGCTGGAAGGATTTGACGATCCCTGCGTGTTGATTCATGGCAACCTGCGCCTCGCGAGCATTATGAAGGATGTACACAGCGATCAACTGGTGGCAATGACCCAGCCCGGCAATGTGCTGTGGGCACCGCGTGAGTTTGAGCTGATGCGGCTGGGGGATAACGGTGCTGAGGCGTCACTGCTGCAACACTATTTGCAGCGCGCGCCGGTGGCAGAGGGCTTCCTCTGGCGGCGCTGGCTGTATCAATTATGGGACTGCATCGATACCCTGGTGAATACCGGGCAATTTGATCGTCCGCGTTTTGATCGTGCGCGGGAACAGCTACTCCCCTGGCTGGGGTGAGGTCATATCATCTCCGCGGACTGCCTGCCACGCTTGCCCCAGCGTTTCATAAATCGCCCGTTCGCTATGGCTCAACCACAAGGGAGAGGGGATAGCTCGCTCCCACCCATTGAGTGGTGAGGTGATAGCCAGCTGGTTAGCCGGTGCTGCCAGAGGATTTAGCCCGGCGCTCTGGAAGAAATGC
This genomic stretch from Pantoea cypripedii harbors:
- the ihfB gene encoding integration host factor subunit beta, yielding MTKSELIERLAGQHTHIPAKVVEDAVKEMLEHMATTLAQGERIEIRGFGSFSLHYRAPRTGRNPKTGDKVDLEGKYVPHFKPGKELRDRANIYG
- a CDS encoding DNA internalization-related competence protein ComEC/Rec2, producing the protein MPTTWIVLAGLMIPAALPLVFLPQLPGNGILAAIAVAALLLRLQPFTSLRIAAPFLLLMLWALSEARQMTASIDLLTRAPVSATVRVTDVREDNKQLKIQLLQIDGRYQFPPLFATLNDNGEEEPFCAGQRWQMQLRLRPVHARLNEGEFDLQRFAVAQHTPLQGSIIRRQEVNKTCSWRSRLIQYHLPAFAQMESPAIVQALAFGIRDAMTEEQRRLLRETGTAHLMAISGMHIALAASVGWILARMLQFFFPARRINYLFPLIASGLTAAIYCWVSGSHPPAQRAMLALTLWILLRIAGWQLSGWQVWTLCVGLLLFVDPLTVLSESFWLSALAVAVLLIWYHWFALPVGLRTRRRWIVLQLLHLQLGMMLLMAPLQIFLFQGISLSALLANLLAVPVISFISVPLILLAMLIPVTSLSGGLWWLADQSVHKVMQGLAWLPPGWLAWGEALPAMGVLWGGIVAWRSGILYRAPVQCCSIAVALLIWRSNSPRDEWQIDMIDVGHGLAVVITQGDEAVLYDTGPRWNQGDAGNRVILPWLQRKNITLRAVVLSHKHLDHRGGLDSIVAAKPETPVRSALPETHHLPCYQGEVWHWGKLRFNVLWPPRGAIRGENNDSCVVRVDDGKVSLLLTGDIELEAERQLVAQQKQALASTILQVPHHGSRTSSSALLLRNVAGRVAIASVARYNAWRMPAKTVVDAYRQNGYLWYDTAQSGQINIAINAGDWQIKGLREQIMPRWYHQWFGVKRESR
- the msbA gene encoding lipid A ABC transporter ATP-binding protein/permease MsbA translates to MHQDKDLSTWQTFRRLWPMIAPHKAGLFVSAVALILNAAGDTLMLSLLKPLLDDGFGKADKSVLLWMPLAVIGLMLIRGVTSYISSYCISWVSGNVVMNMRRRLFSHMMGMPVAFFDQQSTGTLLSRITYDSEQVASSSSSALVTVVREGASIIGLFIMMFYYSWQLSLILILLAPIVSFAIRNVSKRFRNISKTMQNTMGQVTTSAEQMLKGHKEVLIFGGQEVESERFARVSNKMRQQGMKLVSASSISDPVIQLIASLALAFVLYAASFPSVMATLTAGTITVVFSSMIALMRPLKSLTNVNAQFQRGMAACQTLFSILDSEQESDNGKRELARAKGDVEFRNVTFTYPGRDIPALRDINLSLPAGKTVALVGRSGSGKSTMASLLTRFYDIQQGEILLDGYDLREYTLSTLRNQVALVSQNVHLFNDTIANNIAYARNEQYSREEIERAATMAHAMDFIKKMDNGLDTVIGENGVLLSGGQRQRIAIARALLRDCPILILDEATSALDTESERAIQSALDELQKNRTSLVIAHRLSTIEKANEIVVVEDGRIVERGTHEVLLAQKGAYAQLHKLQFGQ
- the lpxK gene encoding tetraacyldisaccharide 4'-kinase; protein product: MIERIWSGRSPLWLLLWPLSLLYGAISWLIRLSFQRGWRKSWRAPCPVIVVGNLTAGGNGKTPVVIWLVQALQQRGLRPGVVSRGYGGKAESYPLLVSAETPTGQAGDEPVLIAQRTQVPVAVAPQRRAAVEALLAQQPLDVIITDDGLQHYALQRDREVVVVDGVRRFGNGWWLPAGPMRERASRLEQVDAVIVNGGEARGREIAMTLQPGLAINLVTGQSTTLDQLPPVVAMAGIGHPPRFFTTLKQQGVQPVAEVAFADHHAYSQAELNSLIQKGQCLLMTEKDAVKCRAFAGENWWYLPVDAHLSGAALPVLLDDITQLCLTARNSQPR
- a CDS encoding winged helix-turn-helix domain-containing protein — translated: MTHTDSLSLATARHLHLAAQGLLRPPKRRARFADIHATIRQMSLLQIDTINVVARSPYLVLFSRLGDYPINWLEETLAAGALFEYWAHEACFIPREDYPLLRHRMLDPSRLGWKYNAQWVADHQQEIADLLEHINANGPVRAADFVADKQSKPGWWAWKPHKRHLENLFSAGELMVVERRNFQRVYDLQQRVMPDWDDGQHALSEDDAVISMLNHSARSLGIFRPAWLADYYRLKRVALQPWLAEAEERGDIVPVQVEQLGDMWLHRDLLPQLEQPQSATHTALLSPFDPVVWDRRRALELFNFDYRIECYTPAEKRKYGYFVLPVLHRGSLKGRLDAKMDRQAQQLVIRSFWLEEGVRVTAGFISDVQRAISRFAHWQGASEVVIEQVPAALRAAWSDRWILTE
- a CDS encoding Trm112 family protein; the encoded protein is MDHRLLEIVACPVCNGKLYYNKEQQELICKPDGLAFPVRDGIPVLLETEARTLSVEEIHP
- the kdsB gene encoding 3-deoxy-manno-octulosonate cytidylyltransferase, with protein sequence MSFVAIIPARYASTRLPGKPLVDILGKPMVVHVMERARESGADRVIVATDHPDVAAAVEAAGGEVCMTSPDHHSGTERLAEVIEKYQFPDDTIIVNVQGDEPMIPPAIVRQVAANLAQAEAGMATLAVPIHDAEEAFNPNAVKVVTDARGYALYFSRATIPWDRERYAKSREQAGDTLLRHIGIYAYRAGFIRRYIAWAPCPLEQIELLEQLRVLWYGEKIHVAVAETVPSVGVDTPEDLQRVRVAMQG
- a CDS encoding YcbJ family phosphotransferase; this encodes MEQLRSELALVLGESVGRLETISEQSQSRLYALYDAADKPMPVVAKYFRHQGRAALEAKKLAMLGRDGLIAVPAVFGLVLSQQKPVHEMLLMARLNGVSAEVPSRTAARWEQLCEQVIEGLLAWHRIDSHGLVGSIDSIQENSWPAWYQQRVEVLWSTLGYLSPPGFTLDDRQILFRSRQQLPRLLEGFDDPCVLIHGNLRLASIMKDVHSDQLVAMTQPGNVLWAPREFELMRLGDNGAEASLLQHYLQRAPVAEGFLWRRWLYQLWDCIDTLVNTGQFDRPRFDRAREQLLPWLG